One genomic segment of Lampris incognitus isolate fLamInc1 chromosome 2, fLamInc1.hap2, whole genome shotgun sequence includes these proteins:
- the znf362a gene encoding zinc finger protein 362a isoform X2 has protein sequence MAEPRFNSPYFWPPPPTMPGQEQLMAEKIRPPHLPPATVPSQQPLLVPTSQTEGGQHGMSIPKVQQMPGLHTHSPSQPDIALHARPASSSVTGRILGDVNLNLDDKAAIKARGLWEDWHLRQIIDQPSRTNHLSGVALASRTGNLNTSEIITPNTPTLSGQSRLGGAPSPHLLSGLAGGHGMEPLKSVGGLAGLLGPPPKVERSRKKIKAESGSSLLVVPYPILASGNDQSCVTITAKEGKTYRCKVCPLTFFSKSDMQIHSKTHTEAKAHKCPHCTKSFANASYLAQHLRIHLGVKPYHCSYCEKCFRQLSHLQQHTRIHTGDRPYKCAHPGCEKAFTQLSNLQSHQRQHNKDKPFKCSNCYRAYSDSASLQIHLSAHAIKNAKSYCCSMCGRAYTSETYLMKHMSKHTVVEHLVTHHHSPQRTESPNIPIRISLI, from the exons ATGGCTGAACCTCGCTTCAACAGTCCCTATTTCTGGCCTCCACCACCCACGATGCCTGGCCAG GAGCAGCTGATGGCAGAGAAGATCAGACCTCCGCATCTTCCTCCTGCCACAGTCCCCTCCCAGCAGCCCTTACTGGTCCCCACCTCACAGACGGAAGGCGGCCAGCATGGGATGTCCATTCCCAAGGTCCAGCAGATGCCGGGACTCCACACACATAGCCCATCCCAGCCAGATATCGCCCTGCATGCCCGCCCTGCCTCCAGCTCAGTCACAG GGCGTATTCTGGGGGATGTGAACTTGAATCTGGATGACAAAGCAGCTATAAAAGCTAGAGGCCTGTGGGAGGACTGGCATTTGCGTCAAATCATAGATCAACCCTCGAGAACGAACCACCTATCAG GTGTGGCACTGGCATCCAGAACTGGCAACCTCAACACCTCAGAGATCATCACTCCTAACACGCCCACCTTAAGCGGCCAGAGTCGCCTGGGCGGGGCGCCCTCCCCCCACCTCTTGTCAGGGTTAGCCGGCGGCCATGGGATGGAGCCTTTAAAAAGCGTCGGGGGCCTGGCTGGACTCCTCGGGCCTCCCCCCAAAGTGGAGCGTAGCCGTAAGAAGATTAAAGCGGAGAGTGGGTCTTCTCTTTTGGTGGTGCCCTACCCCATCCTAGCCTCAGGCAACGACCAATCCTGTGTCACCATCACAGCCAAAGAAGGCAAAACATACAG GTGTAAAGTTTGCCCGCTGACCTTCTTCTCCAAGTCCGACATGCAGATCCATTCAAAAACCCACACAGAGGCGAAGGCTCACAAATGTCCCCACTGCACCAAATCCTTCGCCAATGCATCCTACCTGGCCCAGCACCTCCGCATCCACCTGGGTGTCAAGCCCTACCACTGCTCCTACTGTGAGAAATGCTTTCGCCAGCTCTCCCACCTGCAGCAGCACACCAG AATCCACACAGGTGATCGACCATATAAATGTGCCCATCCAGGATGTGAAAAAGCTTTCACTCAGCTATCTAATCTGCAG TCTCACCAGAGGCAGCACAACAAAGACAAGCCCTTCAAGTGTTCCAACTGTTACCGTGCCTATTCAGACTCTGCCTCGCTGCAGATCCACCTGTCTGCACATGCAATCAAGAACGCCAAGTCCTACTGCTGCAGCATGTGTGGCAGGGCGTACACCTCA gAAACCTATCTAATGAAGCACATGTCCAAACACACGGTGGTGGAGCACCTGGTGACCCATCAtcactccccacagaggacagaGTCACCCAACATCCCTATACGGATTTCCCTCATCTGA
- the znf362a gene encoding zinc finger protein 362a isoform X1 translates to MAEPRFNSPYFWPPPPTMPGQLDNLVLINKIKEQLMAEKIRPPHLPPATVPSQQPLLVPTSQTEGGQHGMSIPKVQQMPGLHTHSPSQPDIALHARPASSSVTGRILGDVNLNLDDKAAIKARGLWEDWHLRQIIDQPSRTNHLSGVALASRTGNLNTSEIITPNTPTLSGQSRLGGAPSPHLLSGLAGGHGMEPLKSVGGLAGLLGPPPKVERSRKKIKAESGSSLLVVPYPILASGNDQSCVTITAKEGKTYRCKVCPLTFFSKSDMQIHSKTHTEAKAHKCPHCTKSFANASYLAQHLRIHLGVKPYHCSYCEKCFRQLSHLQQHTRIHTGDRPYKCAHPGCEKAFTQLSNLQSHQRQHNKDKPFKCSNCYRAYSDSASLQIHLSAHAIKNAKSYCCSMCGRAYTSETYLMKHMSKHTVVEHLVTHHHSPQRTESPNIPIRISLI, encoded by the exons ATGGCTGAACCTCGCTTCAACAGTCCCTATTTCTGGCCTCCACCACCCACGATGCCTGGCCAG CTGGATAACCTAGTCTTGATCAATAAAATCAAGGAGCAGCTGATGGCAGAGAAGATCAGACCTCCGCATCTTCCTCCTGCCACAGTCCCCTCCCAGCAGCCCTTACTGGTCCCCACCTCACAGACGGAAGGCGGCCAGCATGGGATGTCCATTCCCAAGGTCCAGCAGATGCCGGGACTCCACACACATAGCCCATCCCAGCCAGATATCGCCCTGCATGCCCGCCCTGCCTCCAGCTCAGTCACAG GGCGTATTCTGGGGGATGTGAACTTGAATCTGGATGACAAAGCAGCTATAAAAGCTAGAGGCCTGTGGGAGGACTGGCATTTGCGTCAAATCATAGATCAACCCTCGAGAACGAACCACCTATCAG GTGTGGCACTGGCATCCAGAACTGGCAACCTCAACACCTCAGAGATCATCACTCCTAACACGCCCACCTTAAGCGGCCAGAGTCGCCTGGGCGGGGCGCCCTCCCCCCACCTCTTGTCAGGGTTAGCCGGCGGCCATGGGATGGAGCCTTTAAAAAGCGTCGGGGGCCTGGCTGGACTCCTCGGGCCTCCCCCCAAAGTGGAGCGTAGCCGTAAGAAGATTAAAGCGGAGAGTGGGTCTTCTCTTTTGGTGGTGCCCTACCCCATCCTAGCCTCAGGCAACGACCAATCCTGTGTCACCATCACAGCCAAAGAAGGCAAAACATACAG GTGTAAAGTTTGCCCGCTGACCTTCTTCTCCAAGTCCGACATGCAGATCCATTCAAAAACCCACACAGAGGCGAAGGCTCACAAATGTCCCCACTGCACCAAATCCTTCGCCAATGCATCCTACCTGGCCCAGCACCTCCGCATCCACCTGGGTGTCAAGCCCTACCACTGCTCCTACTGTGAGAAATGCTTTCGCCAGCTCTCCCACCTGCAGCAGCACACCAG AATCCACACAGGTGATCGACCATATAAATGTGCCCATCCAGGATGTGAAAAAGCTTTCACTCAGCTATCTAATCTGCAG TCTCACCAGAGGCAGCACAACAAAGACAAGCCCTTCAAGTGTTCCAACTGTTACCGTGCCTATTCAGACTCTGCCTCGCTGCAGATCCACCTGTCTGCACATGCAATCAAGAACGCCAAGTCCTACTGCTGCAGCATGTGTGGCAGGGCGTACACCTCA gAAACCTATCTAATGAAGCACATGTCCAAACACACGGTGGTGGAGCACCTGGTGACCCATCAtcactccccacagaggacagaGTCACCCAACATCCCTATACGGATTTCCCTCATCTGA
- the LOC130107411 gene encoding E3 ubiquitin-protein ligase TRIM62-like isoform X2, whose product MKEQLATLQDSEKGHTEALQLLQRQLTETKSSAKSLRATIGDAFERLHRFLRERQKSMLEELEMDTARKLSDIEHKIQRYSQQLRDVKEGIQILQERLNETGRHDFLEGVALTSERIKGKIHETNLTYEDFPTSKYMGPLQYTIWKSLFQDISPVPAALTLDPITAHQRLILSDDCTIVAYGNLHPQPLQDSPRRFDVEVSVLGAEGFCSGVHYWEVMVSEKTQWMIGVANETVSRKGSIQIQPSRGFYCIVMHDGNQYSACTEPWTRLNVKSKLEKVGVYLDYPKGLLVFYNADDMSWLYTYREKFPAKLYPYFSPGQSHANGKNVQPLRINTVRL is encoded by the exons TCCTCAGCTAAGAGTCTGCGTGCGACCATAGGTGACGCATTTGAGCGCCTTCATCGGTTCCTGCGTGAGCGCCAGAAAAGCATGCTGGAGGAGCTGGAGATGGACACGGCGCGCAAGCTGTCCGACATCGAGCACAAGATCCAGCGTTACAGTCAGCAGCTGCGCGACGTCAAGGAGGGCATCCAGATCCTGCAAGAGCGTCTCAACGAGACTGGGCGCCACGACTTCCTGGAGGGGGTGGCCCTCACTTCCGAGAG GATAAAGGGGAAGATACATGAGACCAATCTGACATATGAAGATTTTCCTACGTCCAAGTACATGGGGCCCTTACAGTACACAATATGGAAGTCCCTGTTCCAGGATATATCCCCAG TGCCAGCGGCTCTGACCCTTGATCCCATCACAGCCCACCAGAGACTCATCCTGTCAGACGACTGCACCATCGTGGCGTACGGGAACCtacacccccagcccctccaggACTCCCCGCGGCGCTTCGACGTGGAGGTGTCGGTCCTGGGAGCCGAGGGCTTTTGCTCAGGCGTGCACTACTGGGAGGTGATGGTGTCCGAGAAGACTCAGTGGATGATTGGCGTGGCCAACGAGACGGTGAGCCGCAAAGGCAGCATCCAGATCCAGCCCAGCCGCGGCTTCTACTGCATCGTCATGCATGATGGCAACCAGTACAGCGCCTGCACCGAGCCCTGGACCCGCCTCAATGTCAAGAGCAAGCTGGAGAAGGTGGGGGTGTACCTGGACTACCCCAAGGGTCTGCTGGTCTTCTACAATGCAGATGACATGTCCTGGCTCTACACCTACCGAGAGAAGTTCCCCGCCAAGCTGTACCCTTACTTCAGCCCCGGCCAGAGCCACGCCAATGGCAAAAACGTGCAGCCGCTAAGAATCAACACTGTACGCCTATAA